One Nonomuraea angiospora DNA segment encodes these proteins:
- a CDS encoding TetR/AcrR family transcriptional regulator, with the protein MGRPRSALSRSRRPAAASPSTSADRVRRTLDVTRSLLLRSGYKRTTMDESARRADIGKDTIYLSWDTKDDLIRTLVIQEIIGVCQGISRITVLHSPVARLSELSRELFTLAFKYPLFRALYTYDKETLGRARDDPQLGFQCYRFTTFTPFRDYLRMLHESRTRPTVSRSTPCFPVSSNFICTPRSPEARPGLAAHPDSLASLISSSFESADQVPIGELTDPRPPHRRDLPRRRREISGETHSPAPGRLRLARKSVSSRAGGSEPRPRSRVRSVRRGLVRRMVAG; encoded by the coding sequence ATGGGCAGGCCGCGTTCGGCGCTCAGCCGGTCGAGGCGCCCGGCTGCGGCCAGCCCCTCCACGTCGGCCGATCGCGTACGCCGGACCCTGGACGTCACCAGGAGCCTGCTCCTGCGATCCGGCTACAAGCGGACCACGATGGACGAGAGCGCCCGGCGGGCGGACATCGGCAAGGACACTATTTATCTCAGCTGGGACACGAAAGACGATCTCATAAGAACGCTCGTCATTCAGGAAATTATCGGAGTCTGCCAGGGTATTTCGCGGATAACGGTGCTTCATTCTCCCGTCGCGCGACTCTCAGAGCTCTCTCGCGAGCTATTCACCCTCGCGTTCAAGTATCCACTCTTCCGAGCACTCTACACCTATGACAAGGAAACGCTCGGAAGAGCCCGCGACGATCCTCAGCTCGGCTTCCAGTGTTATCGCTTCACCACGTTCACGCCATTTCGCGATTATCTCCGGATGCTCCATGAGAGCCGGACCCGTCCCACGGTTTCGCGCTCGACGCCCTGCTTTCCGGTTTCATCAAACTTCATCTGCACGCCGAGATCGCCCGAGGCGCGACCCGGTCTGGCGGCCCACCCTGACAGCCTGGCCAGCCTCATCAGCAGCTCTTTCGAGTCCGCCGACCAGGTCCCGATCGGAGAACTGACCGACCCCCGTCCGCCGCACCGTCGAGATCTTCCACGGCGCCGCCGCGAAATATCGGGTGAAACTCATTCCCCAGCCCCCGGCCGCCTCCGCCTGGCTCGAAAATCGGTGAGTTCGCGGGCAGGCGGC